A genomic window from Spiroplasma endosymbiont of Labia minor includes:
- the greA gene encoding transcription elongation factor GreA: protein MENEIILTAEGLQELKTELKNLIDNVRPQVIEELVEARAQGDLSENADYDAARNRQAEVEARIKELEAMVVKATVIEKDSVTNHDLVKVGSTVTFKNLNDKTEMIVKIVGQVEADPFENKISNESQLAKAMLGQKKGTTTDVREVRVPYKIQIINVE, encoded by the coding sequence ATGGAAAATGAAATTATTTTAACCGCTGAAGGTTTACAGGAATTAAAAACAGAACTTAAAAATTTAATTGATAATGTGCGACCACAAGTAATTGAAGAATTAGTTGAAGCACGTGCTCAAGGTGATTTATCTGAAAATGCAGATTATGATGCTGCAAGAAACAGACAAGCGGAAGTTGAAGCTAGAATTAAAGAATTAGAAGCAATGGTGGTTAAAGCTACTGTAATTGAAAAAGATTCTGTAACAAATCATGATTTAGTAAAAGTTGGTTCAACTGTAACATTCAAAAATTTAAATGATAAAACTGAAATGATTGTAAAAATTGTAGGTCAGGTTGAAGCAGATCCTTTTGAAAATAAAATTTCAAATGAATCGCAATTGGCAAAAGCAATGTTAGGTCAAAAAAAAGGAACAACAACAGATGTAAGAGAAGTTCGTGTTCCATATAAAATTCAAATAATTAATGTAGAATAA
- the rsmI gene encoding 16S rRNA (cytidine(1402)-2'-O)-methyltransferase: protein MIIFSTFKDNKPILFLVTTPIGNLNDISNRAIDTLKIVDIILCEDTRQSMILLQKYNIKKPLISLHKYNEIEKAKKINDYLILKKNIALISDAGVPVISDPGSYLLNELYKMNNDFSVCPIGAGPAYIHALIISGWINKNNYFGGFLPHKTSEIIKEFKKIKKFDMTTVCYYESVHRILSTISLAKQILGNDTKIIIGREITKINEQFIIGTLAEIDQYFNFENKSVIKGEFVILFTDFEKNTVNEEIIKLKISEYKLQNKNNKEIISIIIDEFKLSKNYISNLVYKS from the coding sequence ATGATAATTTTCAGTACCTTTAAAGATAATAAACCAATTCTATTTTTAGTAACCACACCAATTGGTAATTTGAATGATATTAGTAATAGAGCAATAGATACACTAAAAATAGTTGACATAATATTGTGTGAAGATACAAGGCAATCAATGATTTTACTTCAAAAATATAATATTAAAAAACCTTTAATATCTTTGCATAAATATAATGAAATTGAAAAAGCAAAAAAAATAAATGATTATTTGATATTAAAAAAAAATATAGCTTTGATTTCAGATGCTGGAGTTCCAGTAATTTCTGATCCAGGATCGTATCTTTTAAATGAATTATACAAAATGAATAATGATTTTTCTGTGTGTCCAATAGGGGCTGGACCTGCATATATACATGCTCTAATAATTTCTGGTTGAATAAATAAAAATAATTATTTTGGTGGTTTTTTGCCACACAAAACATCTGAAATTATTAAAGAATTTAAAAAAATTAAAAAATTTGATATGACTACTGTTTGTTATTATGAATCGGTACATAGAATTTTATCGACTATTTCGCTTGCAAAACAAATACTTGGCAATGATACAAAAATTATTATTGGAAGAGAAATAACCAAAATTAATGAACAATTTATTATTGGAACACTTGCAGAAATAGATCAATATTTTAATTTTGAAAATAAAAGTGTTATAAAAGGTGAGTTTGTTATTTTGTTTACTGATTTTGAAAAAAATACTGTAAATGAAGAAATTATTAAATTAAAAATTTCTGAATATAAATTACAAAATAAAAATAACAAAGAAATTATTAGTATTATCATTGATGAATTCAAATTATCCAAAAATTATATTTCAAATCTAGTTTATAAATCATAA
- the rplU gene encoding 50S ribosomal protein L21 produces MFAIIKTGGKQIKVQKDDEIFIELLNEDENTKVTFNEVLMIDDKIGAPFIKGATVTGTIIKNGKDKKIRVIRYHSKKNIRKVYGHRQPYTKIKIDAISTGASATKKVTTQVPEASE; encoded by the coding sequence ATGTTTGCAATTATCAAAACTGGTGGGAAACAAATTAAAGTACAAAAAGATGATGAAATTTTTATTGAATTATTGAATGAAGATGAAAATACTAAAGTTACGTTTAATGAAGTACTAATGATTGATGATAAAATAGGTGCACCTTTTATTAAGGGCGCAACTGTTACTGGTACAATAATTAAAAATGGAAAAGATAAAAAAATACGTGTTATTAGATATCATTCTAAAAAAAATATTAGAAAAGTTTATGGTCATAGACAACCGTACACAAAAATAAAAATTGATGCAATATCTACTGGTGCTTCAGCAACAAAAAAAGTTACAACTCAAGTACCAGAAGCTTCTGAATAA
- a CDS encoding ribosomal-processing cysteine protease Prp — protein MIKVNISKKGSLIDFIKISGHAKFGDYGQDLVCAGVTAITSGTLNALDTLFAGKTNIKIKDNLIEIDVLVSSEELQLLFQLMIIQLKTIEVQYKENLKIKEV, from the coding sequence ATGATAAAAGTTAATATTTCAAAAAAAGGATCATTAATTGATTTTATTAAAATTTCAGGGCATGCTAAATTTGGCGATTATGGTCAAGATTTAGTATGTGCTGGAGTTACAGCAATAACTTCAGGTACTTTAAATGCACTTGACACTCTTTTTGCGGGAAAAACAAATATCAAAATTAAAGATAATTTAATAGAAATTGATGTTTTAGTATCATCAGAAGAATTACAGTTATTATTTCAACTAATGATTATTCAATTAAAAACAATTGAAGTACAATATAAAGAAAATTTAAAAATTAAGGAGGTTTAA
- the rpmA gene encoding 50S ribosomal protein L27: protein MRFLLGLQFFASKKGVGSTRNGRDSESKRLGQKISDGQFANAGSIIFRQRGTKIHPGINVGRGGDDTLFALISGIVKYERFGKNRKRATVIPQTEAITSKTKKSEK, encoded by the coding sequence ATGCGATTTTTATTAGGTTTACAATTCTTTGCTTCTAAAAAAGGAGTTGGATCAACAAGAAACGGGCGCGATTCTGAATCAAAAAGACTTGGACAAAAAATTTCAGATGGTCAATTTGCAAATGCTGGTTCAATTATTTTTCGTCAAAGAGGAACAAAAATTCATCCAGGAATAAACGTTGGTCGTGGAGGAGATGACACTCTTTTTGCTCTAATTTCGGGAATTGTTAAGTATGAACGCTTTGGCAAAAATAGAAAAAGAGCAACTGTTATACCACAAACAGAAGCGATTACAAGCAAAACAAAAAAATCAGAAAAATAA
- a CDS encoding J domain-containing protein, whose translation MNFWWYIIIVIIISLFSGGGGIFGRKRNQNNKQREEKKRMSLNQLNDYFQNIKNTVVSNNQKEINVKGYDVNFKLLNYPFHISLQNMENYLNNHVEDLNSDMEIIKKQIVEISTKMETIFKKYESQFLQEIDRILNGMPIEGDWVYIIGNAYSEYYSKFLLIAIDYLAEDIYPFLFNKLYKKSANIKKIKYSSEEEYFSSRLDNIETIMKADFNSIFEDLVMNLNIFFFKKRQDQNYDNYDNSNVNVKDNSDFHSYEVLGLNSFATNAEIKKRYRELAKKYHPDTSVIPNSKEKMLEINVAYEKIKKNRNIK comes from the coding sequence ATGAATTTCTGATGATATATAATTATTGTAATTATTATTTCGCTTTTCTCTGGTGGTGGCGGAATTTTTGGAAGAAAACGCAATCAAAATAATAAACAACGTGAAGAAAAAAAGAGAATGTCTTTAAATCAATTAAATGATTATTTTCAAAATATTAAAAATACAGTTGTCTCTAATAATCAAAAAGAAATTAACGTTAAAGGATATGATGTTAATTTCAAATTATTGAATTATCCATTTCATATTTCATTGCAGAATATGGAAAATTACTTAAATAATCATGTAGAAGATTTAAATTCTGATATGGAAATAATTAAAAAACAAATTGTAGAAATATCAACTAAAATGGAAACGATATTTAAAAAATATGAATCACAATTTTTGCAAGAAATTGATCGCATTTTAAATGGTATGCCTATTGAAGGTGATTGAGTCTATATTATCGGTAATGCATATAGCGAATATTATTCAAAATTTTTATTAATAGCAATTGATTACTTAGCAGAAGACATTTATCCATTTCTGTTCAATAAATTATATAAAAAATCCGCAAATATAAAAAAAATTAAGTATTCATCGGAAGAGGAATATTTCTCATCAAGATTAGATAATATTGAGACAATAATGAAAGCGGATTTTAATAGCATCTTTGAAGATTTGGTTATGAATTTAAATATTTTTTTCTTTAAAAAAAGACAAGACCAAAATTATGATAATTACGATAATTCTAATGTCAATGTTAAAGATAATTCTGATTTTCATTCGTATGAGGTTTTGGGTTTAAACTCATTTGCTACAAACGCAGAGATAAAAAAAAGATATCGAGAACTTGCAAAAAAATATCATCCAGATACTTCGGTAATTCCAAATTCCAAAGAAAAAATGTTAGAAATCAATGTAGCATATGAAAAAATTAAAAAAAATAGAAATATAAAATAA
- a CDS encoding Sapep family Mn(2+)-dependent dipeptidase, with translation MFEINLNKLQGKYFEEALEQIKEIVKIPSYRSEPTASAPYGENTLKSLDFALDLAEKIGFTKIVKDKKNRYGYAEIGNAKEMMGILCHLDVVPPGNINQWVTNPFEPIIKDGKLIGRGVFDDKGPTIINMFAVKYLIDHNFLADYRIRMIFGTAEETDWDDMNAYVANEEHPAFGYTPDGEFPMVYAEKFIRDIDILGNYQCQFSLMGGSAYNVINDQVTYIGPKLQELKEFLQKNNVVSLVEKDNSLIIQGTAGHGSLPHMGINAATYALNAIYEIGINDPIAKFVHDHIHLNYNMTNIFPDGLEDETGKVTASNGIVEMNDQNQRFTLNLRIPVHANLTNLFNKLNEIIKSYGLKEKQAKLEKSVYIAKDSMIATKIMSVYREVTGEQNAEPVALGGGTYAKAMENIVAFGAEFDVNNSTMHAYNEYVTISDLQKMLEIYTKAIAKLAKK, from the coding sequence ATGTTTGAAATAAACTTAAATAAATTACAAGGAAAATATTTTGAAGAAGCTTTAGAACAAATAAAAGAAATTGTCAAAATTCCATCATATAGATCAGAACCAACTGCAAGTGCTCCATATGGAGAAAATACTTTAAAATCATTAGATTTTGCATTAGACTTGGCTGAAAAAATTGGTTTTACAAAAATAGTTAAAGATAAAAAGAATCGTTATGGTTATGCCGAAATAGGAAACGCAAAAGAAATGATGGGTATATTATGCCACTTAGATGTTGTTCCGCCAGGTAATATTAATCAATGAGTTACAAATCCGTTTGAACCAATAATTAAAGATGGCAAATTAATTGGTCGTGGCGTATTTGATGATAAAGGTCCGACTATTATTAACATGTTTGCTGTAAAATACTTAATTGATCATAACTTTTTGGCAGATTATAGAATACGTATGATTTTTGGTACGGCAGAAGAAACAGATTGAGATGATATGAATGCATATGTTGCAAATGAAGAACATCCAGCATTTGGATATACACCAGATGGTGAATTTCCAATGGTATATGCAGAAAAATTTATCCGAGATATAGATATTTTAGGAAATTATCAGTGTCAATTTTCTCTAATGGGTGGTTCTGCATATAATGTGATAAATGATCAAGTCACATACATTGGTCCAAAATTACAAGAATTAAAAGAATTTTTACAAAAAAATAATGTTGTTTCTTTGGTAGAAAAAGATAATTCATTAATTATTCAAGGAACTGCAGGGCATGGGTCGTTGCCACATATGGGTATTAATGCTGCAACTTATGCATTAAACGCAATTTATGAAATAGGTATAAATGATCCGATTGCCAAATTTGTTCATGATCATATTCATTTAAATTATAATATGACAAATATTTTCCCTGATGGATTAGAAGATGAAACAGGCAAAGTTACTGCATCAAATGGAATAGTGGAAATGAATGATCAAAATCAACGTTTTACATTGAATTTAAGAATACCAGTTCATGCAAATTTAACTAATTTATTTAATAAATTAAACGAAATTATCAAATCTTATGGTTTAAAAGAAAAGCAAGCTAAATTAGAAAAAAGTGTATATATTGCCAAGGATTCAATGATTGCTACAAAAATTATGTCTGTTTATAGAGAAGTTACAGGTGAACAAAATGCAGAACCTGTAGCTTTGGGTGGTGGCACATATGCAAAAGCCATGGAAAATATTGTTGCTTTTGGTGCAGAATTTGATGTCAATAATTCAACTATGCATGCATACAACGAATATGTCACAATTAGCGATTTGCAAAAAATGCTTGAAATATATACAAAAGCGATAGCTAAATTAGCAAAAAAATAA
- the rpsB gene encoding 30S ribosomal protein S2, with amino-acid sequence MANITREQLWEAGSHLGHQTKRWNPKMKQYIYGVKNKNHVIDLQKTLVLLENVKKLVTNIGIKKEKILFVGTKRSAKNGVKEAALRSGNYFVNSRWLGGTLTNMKTISLRIKTLWDIENEEKTGKIKLHTKKEQIAILKEKAKLEKTLGGIKQMHKYPAALFVVDSKTDEIAIKEARKLNIPVIAICDTNADPDMVDFVIAANDDMQESVNIILNYVVDVYAEAAGIKMQPSKLRTVAPKREYNENNQNSFNNHQDRSQRNDRAPREYKPRIDAKMPIVQNQKTEEIKKETN; translated from the coding sequence ATGGCAAATATTACTAGAGAACAATTATGAGAGGCAGGTTCACATTTAGGACATCAAACAAAAAGATGAAATCCTAAAATGAAGCAATATATTTACGGAGTTAAAAATAAAAATCATGTTATCGATTTGCAAAAAACTTTAGTATTACTTGAAAATGTTAAAAAATTAGTAACAAATATAGGTATTAAAAAAGAAAAAATTTTATTCGTTGGAACAAAACGTTCTGCAAAAAATGGAGTTAAAGAAGCAGCTCTTCGTTCGGGAAATTATTTTGTAAATTCACGTTGATTGGGTGGTACTTTAACTAATATGAAGACAATATCTTTAAGAATTAAAACACTTTGAGATATCGAAAATGAAGAAAAAACAGGAAAAATTAAATTACATACCAAAAAAGAACAAATAGCTATTTTAAAGGAAAAAGCTAAACTTGAAAAGACTTTAGGTGGTATTAAACAAATGCATAAATATCCTGCTGCTCTTTTTGTTGTTGATTCAAAAACAGATGAAATTGCAATTAAAGAGGCAAGAAAATTGAACATTCCTGTAATTGCAATTTGTGATACAAACGCAGACCCAGATATGGTAGATTTTGTAATTGCAGCAAATGATGATATGCAAGAATCTGTAAATATTATTTTAAATTATGTAGTTGATGTTTATGCAGAAGCTGCAGGAATTAAAATGCAACCTTCTAAATTACGTACTGTTGCACCAAAGCGTGAATACAATGAAAATAATCAAAATTCATTTAATAATCATCAAGATAGATCACAAAGAAATGATAGAGCACCTAGAGAATATAAACCAAGAATAGATGCAAAAATGCCAATTGTACAAAATCAAAAAACAGAAGAAATAAAAAAAGAAACTAATTAA
- the tsf gene encoding translation elongation factor Ts, producing MALSATLIKELREITGAGMMDCKKALEITNGNVDEAVIWLRENGIVKAAKKSDRIAAEGVVFAKQNDKKAVIFEINSETDFVAKNNQFISIVEEIAETLLNSANENSTLEEVLKLPTKNYNSIEETIIIATATIGEKISFRRFSILDREKYTTVIYNHSNKRVSVLLGFDGNINESDAYNVAMHVAAMAPKYLTKNEVPQEFINAEKHIIAETTDLSEKPEKVAAGILEGKLNKRLGEVVLLEQDFVIDEKQKVGNFIKSKNVSLVKMIRFEVGEGIEKVTTDFAAEVVAQLKGN from the coding sequence ATGGCTTTATCTGCCACATTAATTAAAGAACTAAGAGAAATTACTGGCGCAGGAATGATGGACTGTAAAAAAGCATTAGAAATCACTAATGGAAATGTAGATGAAGCGGTTATTTGACTACGAGAAAACGGAATTGTCAAAGCTGCTAAAAAATCAGATCGAATTGCTGCAGAAGGTGTAGTTTTTGCAAAACAAAATGATAAAAAAGCTGTTATTTTTGAAATTAATTCAGAAACAGATTTTGTTGCGAAAAATAATCAATTTATTAGTATAGTTGAAGAAATTGCAGAAACATTATTGAACTCAGCAAATGAAAATTCAACTTTAGAAGAAGTATTGAAATTGCCCACAAAAAATTACAATTCAATAGAAGAAACAATAATAATTGCAACAGCAACAATTGGTGAAAAAATTTCATTTAGAAGATTTTCAATTTTAGATCGAGAAAAATATACTACAGTTATTTATAATCATTCAAATAAAAGGGTATCAGTATTATTAGGATTTGATGGAAATATTAATGAATCAGACGCATACAATGTTGCAATGCATGTTGCTGCAATGGCACCTAAATATTTAACAAAAAATGAGGTGCCACAAGAATTTATTAATGCTGAAAAACATATTATTGCTGAAACAACTGATTTATCCGAAAAACCAGAAAAAGTTGCTGCAGGGATTTTAGAGGGAAAACTAAATAAACGTTTAGGTGAAGTTGTTTTACTAGAACAAGATTTTGTTATTGATGAAAAACAAAAAGTTGGTAATTTCATTAAATCAAAAAATGTTTCATTAGTTAAAATGATTCGCTTTGAAGTTGGAGAGGGAATTGAAAAAGTTACAACAGATTTCGCTGCGGAAGTAGTTGCTCAATTAAAAGGTAATTAA
- a CDS encoding energy-coupled thiamine transporter ThiT: protein MAFFIFSIIWLCAMFSIELFLAIFISQKINSLLTNINDSNYLHGNLELFIIICLILLIGLIIFNVLNLISMLKIKNSDFNKKDFIILSCISLNLIALIYWSLKNSDFKNDNKIMKTFVSLNNSNKFLLNKSVFILTTYDIIVIGLMIGLYFALDYITYLFIPPMPFWITVSIKYVPLFFLAWIMSWFHTFITLLIVVCLEWLMPGTYVIFPIQYLFDYGFPVLSLCLVSILRDDSFRLSFFLKTINWILIISVVALIIYISRVISGVLFYSAAKWNGFNAWTYSIVLNGFNSIVDYFSLQILVPIVCTALQVVKIKYKSYRYAKFSKYINLEKLQNENLLYYDDSKKI from the coding sequence ATGGCGTTTTTTATTTTTTCTATAATTTGGTTGTGTGCAATGTTTTCAATTGAACTTTTTTTAGCAATCTTTATATCACAAAAAATTAATTCATTATTAACAAATATTAATGATTCAAATTATTTACATGGAAATTTAGAATTATTTATAATTATTTGTTTAATATTATTAATTGGTTTAATTATTTTTAATGTATTAAATCTAATTTCAATGCTTAAAATTAAAAATAGTGATTTTAATAAAAAAGATTTTATCATTTTGTCTTGTATTTCACTAAATTTAATAGCTCTAATTTATTGATCTTTGAAAAATAGTGATTTTAAAAATGATAATAAAATTATGAAAACATTTGTATCTTTAAATAATTCAAATAAATTTTTATTAAATAAATCTGTTTTCATTTTAACAACTTACGACATTATAGTTATTGGTTTAATGATTGGTTTATATTTTGCGTTAGACTATATAACTTATTTGTTTATACCACCAATGCCATTTTGAATTACTGTATCAATAAAATATGTACCTTTATTCTTTTTGGCTTGAATAATGTCATGATTTCATACTTTTATCACTTTATTAATTGTTGTGTGTTTGGAATGATTAATGCCAGGAACATATGTCATTTTTCCTATTCAATATTTATTTGATTATGGTTTTCCGGTTTTATCATTATGTCTAGTTTCAATATTAAGAGATGATTCGTTTAGATTATCATTTTTTCTAAAAACAATAAATTGAATTTTAATAATTTCTGTTGTTGCATTAATTATCTATATTTCAAGAGTGATATCTGGTGTTTTGTTTTATTCTGCAGCAAAATGAAATGGTTTTAATGCATGAACATATTCAATTGTTTTAAATGGTTTTAATTCAATTGTTGATTATTTTTCTTTGCAAATTCTTGTACCAATTGTTTGTACAGCTTTGCAAGTTGTCAAAATAAAATATAAATCATATAGATATGCAAAATTTAGTAAGTATATAAATTTAGAAAAATTGCAAAACGAAAATCTATTATATTATGATGATTCAAAAAAAATATAA
- the pyrH gene encoding UMP kinase, which translates to MSQKYKRVLLKISGEALGSTQIYDQSSITNVAKQIIELAQSNIQVAVVVGGGNIWRGNLSHTLKMDNISGDYMGMMATIMNALALEAIIKSLGFEKVVVYSSLEIKTVTTPYNYRNARVLLEDGYIVLFSGGTGFSYFTTDTSAVIRAIEIKADALLMAKNGVKGVYDLDPKTNSNAKFLPKLTHKMLVEKKLRVMDLTAATLASDANLDIVVFDMNGENNIIKIVNDSLDATIISNSEDN; encoded by the coding sequence ATGAGTCAAAAATACAAAAGAGTTTTATTAAAAATAAGCGGTGAAGCGTTAGGTAGTACACAAATTTATGATCAATCATCAATTACAAATGTTGCCAAACAAATTATCGAACTTGCACAATCGAATATTCAAGTTGCAGTAGTTGTTGGTGGAGGAAATATTTGAAGAGGCAATCTTTCACACACATTAAAAATGGATAATATCAGTGGTGATTATATGGGCATGATGGCGACAATTATGAATGCACTTGCGTTGGAAGCAATAATTAAGTCATTAGGATTTGAAAAAGTTGTGGTTTATTCTTCTTTGGAAATAAAAACAGTAACAACGCCATATAATTACCGTAATGCAAGAGTTCTTCTAGAAGATGGGTATATAGTTTTATTTTCTGGTGGAACTGGATTTAGTTATTTTACAACGGATACTAGTGCTGTAATAAGAGCAATAGAAATAAAAGCTGATGCTTTATTAATGGCTAAAAATGGTGTGAAAGGTGTATATGATTTAGACCCAAAAACCAATTCAAATGCTAAATTTTTACCAAAATTAACACATAAAATGTTAGTTGAAAAAAAATTACGTGTAATGGATTTAACAGCAGCTACATTAGCGTCAGATGCAAATTTGGATATTGTTGTTTTTGATATGAACGGTGAAAATAATATAATCAAAATAGTTAATGATTCGTTAGATGCAACTATAATTTCAAACAGCGAGGATAATTAA
- the frr gene encoding ribosome recycling factor yields MTDKILEISELKMKNTIESWQQQLKKIRTGRANPSMLDSIKIDYYGDMTPLNQIAQVNTPEPQQLIIKPYDRSTLGVIQGTLSKSGLNLNSQVEADLIRIKIPPLTEDIRKDLVKNMLKNLESFKVQIRNERRDALDNIKKTDGVSEDSVKIFEKQIQNLTDQYINELEVLTKSKEAEIMKI; encoded by the coding sequence ATGACAGATAAAATTTTAGAAATTTCAGAGTTAAAAATGAAAAATACTATTGAATCTTGACAACAACAATTAAAAAAAATTCGTACAGGCAGAGCAAACCCTTCAATGTTAGATTCAATTAAAATAGATTATTATGGTGATATGACTCCGTTGAATCAAATAGCGCAAGTCAACACTCCGGAACCTCAACAATTAATTATTAAACCATATGATAGATCTACATTGGGTGTTATACAAGGAACGTTGTCTAAATCTGGATTAAATTTAAATTCTCAAGTAGAAGCAGATTTAATCCGAATTAAAATTCCTCCATTAACAGAAGATATTCGTAAAGATTTAGTAAAGAATATGTTAAAAAATCTTGAATCATTTAAAGTACAAATAAGAAATGAACGTCGTGATGCTTTGGACAATATCAAAAAAACAGATGGTGTTTCAGAAGACTCAGTTAAAATTTTTGAAAAACAAATACAAAATTTGACAGATCAATACATAAATGAATTAGAAGTATTAACAAAATCAAAAGAAGCAGAAATAATGAAAATATAA
- the argS gene encoding arginine--tRNA ligase, with protein MNELNNLLFNNLKKIIQEISSENIEIIIERPKQEPNAHLSTSIALSSAKKMNKKPREIAEIIKQKLEETNNYKEITIAGPGFINVLFNDDLVQNVIKTVMLQKEKFGSSPKKNFIFNLEEVSANPTGFLHVGHARNAAISDSTARILKFAGYEVQTEYYINDAGNQINILAITILYNYQLLLNKKVETPEEIYGGDMYIEVAKKFVDKYGDKFIDCTWSENKINNEETAKIFKEESTNYFLAIIKDQLKLFNVSIDFWSSEKKSIEENQIEKMLKKYAELGAAYKKDGAVWLKTTDLGDDKDRVLIKSNGDYTYITPDLATHHERIQRSKANKLVNFWGGDHHGYIVRMCAGLALLGHPQDILDIDMIQMVRLVKDGQEYKMSKRKGTAVWLIDLLEMVGPDALRYMLASKNPASHMDFDLDLVTAKNSSNPVFYAQYATARIANILIQAEKNNIKPSATNLSLLTNSKELQMMITLDLFNKNVESAAKSRLPHIITEYIQTLTKQFHSYYAEKDIKIVDLNNIELSSQRITLIKALEQVFSNSFNLIGISVVEQM; from the coding sequence GTGAACGAACTAAACAATTTGTTATTTAACAATTTAAAAAAAATCATACAAGAAATATCTTCAGAAAATATAGAAATTATAATAGAGAGACCAAAACAAGAACCTAATGCTCATTTATCAACATCTATTGCTTTGTCATCTGCAAAAAAAATGAATAAAAAGCCAAGAGAAATTGCAGAAATTATTAAACAAAAATTAGAAGAGACAAATAATTATAAAGAAATTACTATTGCTGGTCCGGGTTTTATAAATGTTTTATTTAATGATGATTTAGTACAAAATGTTATAAAAACTGTTATGTTACAAAAAGAAAAATTTGGATCATCACCAAAGAAAAATTTTATTTTCAATTTAGAAGAAGTATCAGCAAATCCAACTGGTTTTTTGCATGTTGGTCATGCACGTAATGCTGCTATTTCAGATTCAACTGCACGTATTTTAAAATTCGCTGGATATGAAGTTCAAACAGAATATTATATAAATGATGCTGGTAATCAAATAAACATTTTAGCTATTACAATTTTATATAACTATCAATTATTATTAAATAAAAAAGTAGAAACTCCAGAAGAAATTTATGGTGGCGATATGTATATTGAAGTTGCTAAAAAATTTGTAGATAAATATGGTGATAAATTTATAGACTGCACATGAAGTGAAAATAAAATAAATAATGAAGAAACCGCCAAAATTTTCAAAGAAGAATCAACAAATTATTTTTTAGCAATTATTAAAGATCAATTAAAATTGTTTAATGTTTCTATTGATTTTTGATCATCTGAAAAAAAATCAATAGAAGAAAATCAAATAGAAAAAATGTTAAAAAAATATGCTGAATTAGGTGCTGCTTACAAAAAAGATGGAGCTGTTTGATTAAAAACAACTGATTTGGGCGATGATAAAGACCGTGTGTTAATAAAATCAAACGGTGATTATACATACATTACACCAGATTTAGCTACTCATCATGAACGAATTCAACGTTCAAAAGCAAACAAACTTGTAAATTTTTGAGGTGGTGATCATCACGGCTATATTGTAAGAATGTGTGCTGGTTTAGCGTTGCTTGGTCATCCACAAGATATTTTAGATATTGATATGATTCAAATGGTTAGATTAGTAAAAGATGGACAAGAATATAAAATGTCAAAACGTAAAGGTACTGCTGTTTGATTAATAGATTTATTGGAAATGGTTGGGCCAGATGCATTAAGATATATGTTGGCTTCAAAAAATCCAGCATCTCATATGGATTTTGATTTAGATTTAGTGACCGCAAAAAATTCATCAAATCCTGTATTTTATGCACAATACGCAACGGCTCGTATTGCAAATATTCTTATTCAAGCTGAAAAAAATAATATAAAACCATCAGCAACTAATCTATCATTACTTACTAATTCAAAAGAATTACAAATGATGATAACTTTAGATTTATTTAATAAAAATGTAGAAAGTGCAGCAAAATCAAGATTACCACATATTATTACAGAATATATACAAACACTTACAAAACAATTTCATTCATATTATGCAGAAAAAGACATTAAAATTGTTGATTTAAATAATATTGAATTATCATCACAACGTATAACTTTAATTAAAGCTTTAGAACAAGTTTTTTCAAATTCATTTAATTTAATAGGAATAAGTGTAGTGGAGCAAATGTAA